One genomic segment of Arachis duranensis cultivar V14167 chromosome 4, aradu.V14167.gnm2.J7QH, whole genome shotgun sequence includes these proteins:
- the LOC107484551 gene encoding uncharacterized protein LOC107484551, whose product MKDPGSFQIPYIIGDITIEKALCDLGASINLMSLNMMRRMRIEEAKPTRMALQLADRTFKFPHGMVKDLLVKVGEFIFLADFVVLDMEEETNTSIILGRPFLTTAGAIIDVQKGELVLRLHEEKMVFNVFKAMSYPKEAIGECMMVDTIEQIVQGVLEEEQYEGSIELEQQAPREEPPQGTIESSIMTNHKDNNGEEAPKLELKTVPPSLKYAYLGDNSTYLVIINSSLSKEQEEELIQVLKQHKDAIG is encoded by the coding sequence ATgaaggacccagggagtttccaAATCCCCTACATCATAGGGGATATCACTATTGAAAAGGCTTTATGTGACTTGGGGgctagcatcaatctcatgTCCTTGAACATGATGAGAAGGATGAGAattgaggaagccaaaccaacaagaatggcactccaACTAGCCGACAGGACATTCAAGTTTCCACATGGAATGGTGAAAGATTTATTGGTGAAAGTGGGAGAATTCATCTTTCTAGCTGACTTTGTTGTGCTGGATATGGAAGAAGAGACAAACACTTCAAttattctaggaagaccattcctaacTACTGCTGGAGCTATCATTGATGTGCAAAAAGGAGAACTAGTCTTGAGATTACATGAGGAAAAGATGGTCTTCAATGTATTCAAGGCAATGAGCTATCCTAAGGAAGCAATAGGAGAATGCATGATGGTGGACACCATAGAACAAATAGTCCAAGGAGTCTTAGAAGAAGAGCAATACGAAGGAAGTATAGAATTGGAGCAACAAGCACCACGTGAAGAACCACCACAAGGAACCATAGAAAGTTCAATCATGACAAACCACAAAGACAACAATGGAGAAGAGGCACCAAAATTAGAGCTAAAAACCGTACCTCCAAGCTTGAAATATGCCTATCTAGGTGACAACAGCACCTACCTAGTGATCATTAACTCAAGCTTGAGTAAGGAGCAAGAAGAGGAGCTCATCCAAGTGCTGAAACAACACAAGGATGCTATAGGCTAG